The genomic region TCCTCGGGCCACAGGCACTCGGGGAGAAGGTGTTCGTCCATCCCTACCCAGAAGACCTCGAGGGCGTCGTCGAGCGGGCGGTCACGCGCGGGCTGACCCGAACGGACCGGGCCAAGTTCGTGGCGACCGCGGCGGCCTCGGCACCGGGGACCACCGAGCGAAGCGAGTCGCACTACGAGCGCTACCGTGAGCAGGCACTCGATGCGGACTCGTGGGCGGGGCGGGCACTGGCCGACTGGGAGGCGCTGTCGAGTGGTATCGGGTCGCGGGTCTCCGCGAGCGTTCTCGGCACGGCTATCGAGGAAGCACACGGTGCGCCGACGACACCGGGCTGGGACGGCCGTGACTGAGCGGTCGACCCCGCGACGCGGCCGGGTTGGGGGTGACTGTTATGACAGAGCGTGAACTTTGCTAACACATGCGTGTGCTCGTCACCGGTGCGACCGGGTTCGTCGGGAGCCGGCTCGTCCCCCAACTCGTCGCCGCCGGCCACGACGTTGTCGTCCTCGTGCGTGAGCCGTCCCGCTACGACGGTCCAGCCGACGCCGAGGTCGTCGTCGGCGACCTGCTCGAGTACGAGTCGCTCCCGCCCGCGTTCGAGGGCGTCGAGGCGGCGTACTACCTCGTCCACTCGATGCACTCGGGGCCGGATTTCGAGGAACGCGACCGCCGGGCGGCCCGGAACTTCGTCGACGCGGCCAGCGGGTCGAGCGTCGAGCGCGTCATCTACCTCGGCGGCCTCGGCGAGGAGCGTGACCACCTCTCGAAGCACCTGCGGTCGCGTCGCGAGGTCGAACACGTCCTCGAGAGCGGGTCGTACGCCCTGACGACGCTGCGGGCGGCTATCATCGTCGGGGCCGGCAGCGCGAGCTTCGACATGATCCGCCAGCTCGTGAGCCGGCTCCCCGTGATGATAACGCCGCGCTGGGTTCGAACCCCGTGCCAGCCGATCGCCATCGACGACGTGGTCGCCTACCTCGTCGGCGTGCTCGAGTCCGAGGAGACGAAGGGCCGCACCTTCGAGATCGGGGGCACGGACATCCTCACCTACCAGGAGATGCTCGAACGCACCGCCAGGGTGATGGGGCGACGACTCCGCGTGATTCCCATCCCGGTGCTCTCGCCGGAGCTGTCGGCGTACTGGGTCAACTTCGTGACGGACGTCCCGAAGAGCGTGGCACGCCCGCTCATCACGGGACTGCGCAACCCGGTCGTCTGCTCGGAGAACCGAATCAACGAGTTCGTCGACGTGGACCTGACCCCGTTCGACGCGGCGGTCGAGCAGGCACTGACCGAGGATGCGGCGTCGCGTGAACGCGCAGCGCCAGAGGCGAACTGATGGCGGAGGAGTTCGGCGAGACCTGGGTGTACGAGAGCATCGTCGGGGCCTTACCCGGGGTCGACATCACCGAGCGGACGGCGGTCGCCATCCAGATCGCGGTGTTCGAGGCGTCCATCCTCATCGTCGCCTGGCTCTACGGCCTCTGGCAGGCGGTGTTGCCGGGGACCGCGGCGGTCATCGTCGCCGCCATCGGGAGCGTCCTGATGCTCCGGCTCGGGGACTCGATTCGGCGGTTGCCGACGCCCCCGCACTACCAGCGCCTGCTCTTTGGCTCCAGCGTCGAGGTCGTTCTCGGTGTCCTCGCGTTCATCGCGCTCGTCACGCACCTGTTCGTGTTCGACCCGGCCCGGTCGGAGGACCCCATCGTCACCGCGCTGTTCGGCCCGGACCCGCCGGTGCTGGCGGTGTACCTGATGTTGCTCATCCTGTGGGACGTGGCCTACCGCATCGGGACGGGCTGGTGGGCCGCCGTCACGGCCATCTGGCGGGCGTACGTCTACGACTTCCCGCACGCGACGGCCTGGGCCTTTGCCAGAACCGACCTGCTCAACCTCGGGTTCGCGGTCGCACAGCTGGTGCTCGTGCCGTTCGTCTGGGACCGGCCGGTGCTGGCCGCGGTGCTGGTCGGGCACGTCTGTGCCGTCACGGCCGCCACATCGCTCTCGGTAGGACTGAGTCTGCGCGGAAGGTTCGCTTAATCGCCGCCTTTTATCTCCTTGAACTGCGCGAGCAGGTCGTCGGTGGAGTCACCGGAGTCGTACTCTACCTTGCCGTGGTACACTGTCCGCTCGTCGTCGAAGTCGGTGTCCACCTGGGTGGATTTCTGCTCGCGGCGCTCGTGTTCGTCGTCGTCATAGGCACCCATTGACATGGTACTCGAAACCATGATTTGTGATTGATGTATATCAAGGTGTCGCTGATTATCATAATTGATTCTATGCGTCAGGTTCACCCCCCGAACCGGCACACGACCGTGCAAAAAATACGGCCAGAGGTCGGTGTTATCTCGGATACTGTCGCCGTCGAGACGATATCTGCACACTGGAGCGGTCAGGGCGACACGGTGTCGTCGGGGGTTGACTCGCCGGCGCGCTCCCGTGGCCCGGTGGGGTCTGGCAACCCGAACGAGGTTTAAGACGGGACCCCGTAGCCGACTTCGTGGCACGACCCCTCCGCTTTCGCCGGTCGACCGAACGATGGCACCTCGACCGCGTCCGTCAGCAGTTGCTCTCGTCGCTCGACCAGAACATCGGTGCCGAGATGGGCACACCGCACTACAGGCCCCCGAACGGCTGGGAGGGCGTCAGATTCGACATGGACAACGACGACATCGCGCTGTTCGTCTGGAACGACGAGGAGGCGTACTGGCTCGGCAACACCGAGACGCCGAGCGCGCTCTGGCGGACGAACAAGTTCGAGTGGGAGCAGGTCCCCTACCCCATCGCCCGCTGGGCCCAGCGCGAACTGCTGGCCGACCTCCAGGTGCAAGAGCCGTGG from Haloarchaeobius sp. HME9146 harbors:
- a CDS encoding NAD(P)H-binding protein; its protein translation is MRVLVTGATGFVGSRLVPQLVAAGHDVVVLVREPSRYDGPADAEVVVGDLLEYESLPPAFEGVEAAYYLVHSMHSGPDFEERDRRAARNFVDAASGSSVERVIYLGGLGEERDHLSKHLRSRREVEHVLESGSYALTTLRAAIIVGAGSASFDMIRQLVSRLPVMITPRWVRTPCQPIAIDDVVAYLVGVLESEETKGRTFEIGGTDILTYQEMLERTARVMGRRLRVIPIPVLSPELSAYWVNFVTDVPKSVARPLITGLRNPVVCSENRINEFVDVDLTPFDAAVEQALTEDAASRERAAPEAN
- a CDS encoding DUF5786 family protein — protein: MSMGAYDDDEHERREQKSTQVDTDFDDERTVYHGKVEYDSGDSTDDLLAQFKEIKGGD